The Cottoperca gobio chromosome 6, fCotGob3.1, whole genome shotgun sequence genome has a segment encoding these proteins:
- the bbs2 gene encoding LOW QUALITY PROTEIN: BBSome complex member BBS2 (The sequence of the model RefSeq protein was modified relative to this genomic sequence to represent the inferred CDS: deleted 1 base in 1 codon), whose product MLVPIFTLKLNHKINPRMVTVGKFDGVHPCLTAATQAGKVFIHNPHARGQRPVAHRLSQSTQDSDISLLNINQAVTCLTAGTLGPNSTGDTLLVGSQTNLLAYDVHDNADIFYREVTDGANAIVLGKLGDIPSPLAIIGGNCALQGFDYEGNDHFWTVTGDNVRSLVLCDFTGDGKNELLVGSEDFDIRVFKEDELVSEMTENETVTSLCYMHGSRFGYALANGTVGVYDRTARYWRIKSKNHAMSIHAFDLNADGVVELITGWSNGKIDARSDRTGEVIFKDNFSSSVAGVVEGDYRLDGQKQLICTSIEGEVRGYLPASKDLKGNLMDSSAEQDLIRELSQRRQNLLLELRNYEENAKGVSETNSGVGVIPANTQLQTALSVRPATEAQKAHVELSISTPNETIIRAVLIFAEGIFEGESHVVHPSAQNLSGCVRVPIVPPKDIPVDLHIKAFVGGKTSTQFHVFEITRQLPRFSMYDITVDSSDAPTIGRVTFSINDRPQRVVMWLNQNFLLPEGVDSPDITFNSLRGGGLLSISMAGNGQITLRTDDIDLAGDLVQSLASFLAIEDLSAEADFPGYFEELRTTLTEVDEFHSVHQKLTAAMADHSNYIRNMLVQAEDARLMGEMITMKKRYRELYDLNRDLINEYKIRSNNHNALLVCLKSVNQAIQRAGRLRVGKPKNQVISACRDAIKSNNVNALFRIMRAGTASS is encoded by the exons ATGTTGGTCCCTATATTCACACTGAAGCTGAACCACAAGATTAACCCTCGTATGGTAACTGTTGGGAAATTTGATGGAGTCCACCCATGCCTTACTGCAGCCACGCAGGCTGGAAAG GTTTTTATCCATAACCCTCATGCTCGTGGGCAGCGACCTGTGGCCCACCGACTGAGCCAGAGCACACAAGACTCTGACATCTCGCTCCTCAACATTAACCAGGCAGTCACTTGTCTGACTGCAGGAACGCTGGGACCAAATTCCACTGGGGACACGCTTTTGGTAGGATCTCAGACCAACCTGCTGGCCTATGATGTCCATGACAATGCTGATATATTCTACAGAGAG gtgaCGGATGGGGCCAATGCTATTGTGTTAGGGAAGCTCGGGGACATCCCGTCTCCTCTTGCCATCATTGGAGGGAACTGTGCGTTACAAGGCTTTGACTATGAGGGCAATGACCACTTCTGGACG GTAACTGGGGATAATGTCAGATCTCTGGTGCTCTGTGACTTCACTGGGGATGGGAAAAATGAG CTGCTGGTGGGATCGGAGGACTTTGACATCAGAGTATTCAAAGAGGATGAGCTTGTGTCTGAGATGACTGAAAATGAG ACAGTAACATCACTGTGCTATATGCATGGCAGCAGGTTTGGCTATGCCCTGGCCAATGGCACTGTGGGAGTTTATGACCGCACCGCCCGCTACTGGAGGATTAAG TCTAAGAATCATGCAATGAGCATCCATGCCTTTGACCTGAACGCTGATGGGGTGGTGGAGCTTATCACTGGCTGGTCCAATGGAAAG ATTGATGCTCGTAGCGACCGCACAGGCGAGGTCATTTTCAAAGACAACTTCTCCTCTTCTGTGGCCGGAGTGGTGGAGGGGGACTACAGGTTGGATGGTCAGAAACAACTCATCTGCACCTCCATAGAGGGAGAGG TGCGTGGTTACCTGCCTGCCAGTAAAGACCTCAAAGGGAATCTCATGGACTCCAGTGCTGAACAGGATCTCATCAGAGAGCTCAGCCAACGCAGACAGAACCTGCTGCTGGAGCTACGCAACTATGAAGAGAATGCCaag GGTGTGTCGGAGACAAACAGTGGGGTCGGCGTCATACCAGCCAACACTCAGCTCCAGACGGCGCTGTCAGTGCGACCTGCTACGGAGGCTCAGAAGGCTCATGTAGAGCTCAGCATTTCAACACCCAATG AAACCATCATCCGTGCAGTGCTCATCTTTGCAGAGGGGATATTTGAGGGCGAGAGTCACGTTGTCCATCCCAGCGCCCAGAACTTATCCGGCTGTGTGCGAGTCCCCATTGTCCCCCCAAAAGATATACCAGTAGATCTGCACATCAAAGCCTTTGTTGGAGGGAAAACTAG CACTCAATTCCACGTGTTTGAAATCACTCGTCAGCTGCCTCGTTTCTCCATGTATGACATCACAGTTGACTCTTCGGATGCTCCGACCATAGGAAGGGTCACCTTCAGCATCAACGACCGACCACAGCGG gtggtgaTGTGGCTGAATCAGAACTTCCTGCTTCCAGAAGGAGTAGACAGTCCTGACATCACTTTTAATTCACTAAGAGGAGGGGGACTGTTGTCCATCAGTATGGCCGGCAATGGacag ATCACTTTGAGAACTGATGACATTGACCTGGCAGGAGATCTGGTCCAATCACTGGCCTCCTTCCTGGCAATAGAGGACTTGTCTGCAGAAGCAGACTTCCCCGGATACTTTGAGGAGCTACGCACGACACTCACTGAG GTGGATGAGTTCCACTCTGTCCATCAGAAGTTAACTGCAGCCATGGCCGACCACTCCAACTACATCAGGAACATGCTGGTGCAAGCAGAGGATGCTCGCCTTATGGGTGAGAT GATAACTATGAAGAAGCGTTACAGAGAGTTGTACGATCTAAACAGGGATCTGATCAACGAGTATAAGATCCGCTCTAACAACCACAATGCACTACTGGTCTGCCTCAAGTCTGTCAACCAGGCCATACAGCGGGCTGGTAGACTGCGAG TGGGTAAGCCCAAGAACCAAGTGATCTCC GCCTGTCGAGACGCCATCAAGAGCAACAACGTCAACGCACTGTTCAGGATAATGAGAGCTGGCACTGCGTCCTcctga